The sequence CTTCGCGCAGGGCGGTCGTCCCGAGCAGGCCGCGCGGGAGACCGCGGAGGGCGAGTTCCTCGACACGTACCTGCCCAAGCAGCTCACCGACGAGGAGCTCACGGCGATCGTGACGCAGGCCGTCGAGGAGGCCAGGGCGGCGGGCGCCGAGGGGCCGCGGGCCATGGGCGCCGTCATGAAGATCGTGAACCCGAAGGTCGCGGGGCTGGCGGACGGCGGCCGCGTCGCCGCCGTCGTCAAGCAGCAGCTCGCCTAGCCGCAGCTCGCCGAGCGGCAGCCTTTCGCGCCGCTGCTTTCCCAGAAGTCCAGAAGTCCAGAAGTGGGGAGGGCCCCAGCCGGATCCGGCTGGGGCCCTCCCCACTTCTCTGCTGGTGCTCTGGTGCTGGTCCTCTAGTCCTCGTCGCGTCCGCCGATGAGGCCCGGGAACCCCGGGAACTGGCCCGGGTCCTCCGGGTCGTCCCCGGTGCCGCCCGTGCTGCCGCCGGTGGCTCCCACGGTGGTCCCGGCGGCCGTCTGCCCGCCGGGGCGTCCGCCGGGCTTGCCGTCGCCGCCCGGCTTGCCCGGCTTCGCGGGCCGGCTCGGGCTCGTGGTGGGCCGGCCGCCGTTGCTGCCGGCGCCCGGGACCACCGGATCCGGGATGCTGACCGTGGTGAAGACGGGGGCCTCGCGCCCGGCCAGCGCGCCCGTGACCGCGTCCTTCCAGATCGGACCGGGCAGACCGCCGCCGAAGAC comes from Streptomyces sp. NBC_01408 and encodes:
- a CDS encoding GatB/YqeY domain-containing protein, translated to MTTLKAKLQEDLTTAIRARDELHSSTLRLTLSAITNAEVAGKEARVLSDEEVLKVIAKEAKKRREAAEAFAQGGRPEQAARETAEGEFLDTYLPKQLTDEELTAIVTQAVEEARAAGAEGPRAMGAVMKIVNPKVAGLADGGRVAAVVKQQLA